A single uncultured Methanolobus sp. DNA region contains:
- a CDS encoding amidohydrolase family protein — MADLIIKNAYILTMDPEAGDIENGVVVVEGGKIKEVGTSTECTAKKVIDAKGSVLMPGLVNTHCHAGMTLFRGYADDMQLQDWLQNHIWPAEAKLTDDDIYAGTRLACLEMIRSGTIAFADMYIHENRVAQAVDEAGIRAALSYGMIDFGDKGKADRELEVGSAFVKEWNGKAGGRISTMYGPHAPNTCSREFLIRVKEQAVKDNVKLHIHVLETEAELNYMKENFGMCSIHFLKGIDFWGTDVLAAHCVWLSDGDIKILAEYGVNISHNPNSNMKLASGICPVAKLIDAGANVCLGTDGCASNNNLDMFEEMRSAALLQKVSTMDPTVLPARKVLEMATANGAKALGINSGILKEGYNADMIIVDMNKAHLAPVYDVASHLVYSASGKDVCATIVDGKVLMEDGKVLSMNEQEVIDTAIKSSKDLLERIGE, encoded by the coding sequence ATGGCGGATCTTATCATAAAGAATGCTTATATCCTTACAATGGACCCGGAAGCAGGCGACATTGAGAACGGGGTCGTTGTTGTAGAGGGCGGTAAAATTAAGGAAGTTGGAACTTCCACAGAATGCACTGCAAAGAAAGTGATCGATGCAAAAGGCTCAGTCCTTATGCCGGGACTTGTTAACACTCACTGCCATGCAGGAATGACACTTTTCAGAGGTTATGCAGATGACATGCAGCTTCAGGACTGGCTTCAGAACCATATCTGGCCTGCCGAGGCAAAGCTTACTGACGATGACATCTATGCAGGTACAAGACTTGCATGTCTTGAAATGATACGTTCCGGAACCATCGCTTTTGCAGATATGTACATCCACGAGAACAGGGTTGCTCAGGCTGTTGATGAAGCCGGTATCCGTGCAGCGCTTTCCTACGGAATGATAGATTTCGGAGACAAGGGAAAAGCCGACAGGGAACTTGAGGTTGGCAGTGCTTTTGTGAAAGAGTGGAACGGGAAAGCCGGTGGCAGGATAAGTACAATGTATGGTCCGCATGCACCTAACACCTGTTCAAGAGAGTTCCTCATAAGAGTTAAAGAGCAGGCCGTAAAGGATAATGTGAAATTACATATCCACGTGCTTGAGACCGAAGCCGAGCTCAACTATATGAAAGAGAACTTCGGCATGTGCTCTATCCATTTCCTTAAGGGAATCGATTTCTGGGGAACTGATGTGCTTGCCGCACACTGTGTCTGGCTCTCAGATGGAGACATTAAGATACTTGCCGAATACGGCGTGAACATTTCCCATAATCCTAACAGTAACATGAAACTGGCTTCCGGTATATGTCCTGTTGCAAAACTCATTGATGCTGGAGCAAATGTATGTCTTGGAACCGATGGCTGTGCTTCCAACAATAACCTTGACATGTTCGAGGAAATGAGATCTGCTGCTCTTTTGCAGAAGGTCAGCACCATGGACCCTACTGTGCTTCCTGCACGCAAGGTGCTTGAAATGGCAACTGCCAACGGTGCAAAAGCTCTTGGTATCAACAGCGGAATATTGAAGGAAGGCTACAACGCTGACATGATAATTGTTGATATGAACAAAGCTCACCTGGCACCTGTCTACGATGTGGCTTCACATCTTGTTTATTCTGCAAGCGGCAAGGATGTCTGCGCAACCATCGTTGATGGTAAGGTTCTCATGGAAGATGGAAAAGTACTCTCCATGAATGAGCAGGAAGTTATTGACACTGCCATAAAGAGTTCAAAAGACCTTCTTGAGAGAATTGGAGAATAA
- a CDS encoding HD domain-containing protein, translating to MRLIENTRKFVSQVLENEPSTHDMSHIERVENTCVRIQEKEGGDLQVIRLAALLHDVGIVREHKEGGNHAEYSAEIAREFLEENGAEAELIDHVTSCILTHRFSRGIKAETIEAQILQDADRIDALGAVGIFRSLVSMGALRALKETIGTVKETSMNAYTEDPFDGFYDYMERKPFKIPERLNTQTAKDIAEQRLAIMRKYLEELKEETSGER from the coding sequence ATGCGTCTGATCGAGAACACACGGAAATTCGTATCACAGGTGCTGGAAAATGAACCAAGCACCCATGACATGTCACATATCGAAAGGGTTGAGAATACCTGTGTGAGAATTCAGGAAAAGGAAGGTGGAGACTTACAGGTGATACGCCTTGCAGCACTTCTTCACGATGTAGGTATCGTGAGAGAACACAAAGAAGGCGGCAACCACGCAGAATATAGTGCTGAGATCGCTCGTGAATTCCTTGAAGAGAATGGTGCTGAAGCAGAACTCATAGACCATGTTACATCATGTATCCTGACCCACCGTTTCAGTCGTGGAATAAAGGCAGAGACCATCGAGGCTCAGATACTTCAGGATGCAGACAGGATCGATGCACTGGGCGCAGTAGGTATTTTCAGGTCACTTGTTTCAATGGGAGCTTTAAGGGCTTTGAAAGAGACAATTGGAACTGTTAAGGAAACATCCATGAACGCTTATACCGAAGACCCTTTTGATGGCTTTTACGATTACATGGAAAGGAAACCTTTTAAAATACCTGAAAGACTTAATACACAAACAGCTAAAGATATTGCAGAACAGAGACTGGCAATTATGCGCAAATATCTGGAAGAGCTTAAAGAAGAGACATCAGGAGAGAGATAA
- a CDS encoding 4-phosphopantoate--beta-alanine ligase, with protein MTEIPKDHPRYESLITRERIVEGVNIGITSKQGLVAQGRGEAFDYMIGEKTTKSAAIAERAAVANLLLAENAIISVNGNTAALVPDLMAALADVTGARLEVNLFHRSDARVHKIIDHLKAHGAGVVLGGKGDKRLDLSHDRAIVDEEGIFSADVVLVPLEDGDRCQKLVEMGKTVITIDLNPLSRTALTANITIVDNVTRALKNMIQFTKDMKTQSKEALQEVADSFNNDVTISDALYTMQENLKNKAEEKGLTCV; from the coding sequence ATGACAGAGATCCCTAAAGATCACCCCAGGTATGAATCCCTCATCACCAGGGAAAGAATAGTTGAAGGCGTTAACATCGGCATCACAAGTAAACAGGGACTTGTGGCGCAGGGGCGCGGTGAAGCTTTCGATTACATGATAGGGGAAAAGACCACAAAATCTGCAGCCATTGCCGAGAGAGCAGCGGTTGCTAATCTTCTTCTTGCAGAAAATGCCATAATATCTGTGAACGGCAATACCGCTGCACTTGTGCCGGACCTTATGGCAGCTCTTGCAGATGTCACCGGAGCAAGGCTTGAAGTGAACCTGTTCCACAGAAGTGATGCCAGGGTGCACAAGATAATCGACCACCTGAAAGCACACGGTGCAGGTGTTGTCCTTGGCGGAAAGGGAGATAAGAGACTTGACCTTTCTCATGACAGGGCTATCGTTGACGAGGAAGGCATATTCAGTGCCGATGTTGTACTGGTCCCTCTTGAAGACGGAGACAGATGCCAGAAGCTTGTTGAAATGGGTAAGACTGTCATTACAATTGACCTGAACCCGCTTTCCAGAACTGCGCTGACAGCTAACATTACAATCGTGGATAATGTCACAAGAGCTCTCAAAAATATGATCCAGTTCACAAAGGACATGAAAACTCAGAGCAAGGAGGCTCTTCAGGAAGTTGCGGATTCATTCAACAATGATGTAACTATTTCCGATGCTCTTTACACCATGCAGGAAAACCTGAAGAACAAAGCAGAGGAGAAAGGACTTACATGCGTCTGA